Proteins encoded by one window of Leptolyngbyaceae cyanobacterium:
- a CDS encoding HAD family hydrolase: protein MKKLRALIFDVDGTLADTEKDGHRVAFNLAFAESGLDWDWSSELYGDLLSVAGGKERISFYLQKYLPEFVIPHDSFIADLHATKTKHYRDLLAQGKIPLRPGVKRLILEARSQGVRLAIATTSALPNAIALLEKTLDPAWFEVIAAGDIVPAKKPAPDIYHYVIKEMNLQPQDCLVLEDSLHGMQAAVAAGLPTIVTVNDYTKNQNFAEALLVLNHLGEPELPLTVLAGDVLDGTHLNLEMLYRLHSSLL, encoded by the coding sequence ATGAAGAAATTACGTGCTTTGATTTTTGATGTTGATGGTACTTTAGCAGATACCGAAAAAGACGGTCATCGAGTAGCTTTTAATTTAGCTTTTGCCGAATCTGGATTAGATTGGGATTGGTCATCTGAGCTTTACGGAGATTTATTATCTGTCGCTGGCGGGAAAGAAAGAATTAGCTTTTATTTGCAAAAATATCTACCGGAATTTGTTATTCCTCATGATAGTTTCATTGCCGACTTACACGCAACAAAAACGAAACATTATCGAGATTTATTGGCACAGGGAAAGATTCCTTTACGTCCGGGAGTAAAGCGATTAATTTTAGAAGCACGATCTCAAGGAGTGCGGTTAGCTATTGCAACTACTAGCGCACTGCCAAATGCGATCGCATTATTAGAAAAAACTCTCGACCCCGCTTGGTTTGAAGTAATTGCCGCAGGCGATATCGTACCAGCGAAAAAGCCAGCACCGGACATATATCATTACGTGATCAAAGAGATGAACTTACAACCACAAGATTGTTTGGTATTAGAAGATTCTCTGCACGGTATGCAAGCTGCGGTTGCCGCAGGTTTACCAACGATCGTCACTGTTAATGATTATACCAAAAACCAGAATTTTGCGGAAGCTTTATTAGTGTTAAATCATTTAGGAGAACCGGAATTACCTTTAACTGTTTTAGCTGGTGATGTTTTAGATGGAACTCATCTCAATCTTGAAATGTTATATCGTTTACATAGCTCGCTATTATAG
- a CDS encoding class I SAM-dependent methyltransferase, with protein MTAKLKPDWAGDDILSRFVNVLIQTKPIYAVMKQQARQVIVKTAEKNGIPWRKNYSELDASDAKQLLEKIVNPNITYPDYYLVPFHAYNEGNLCWQAAFEAESATYAMALRVWPKEQISWQAAQERLRGSFHEILEKYGPKQVKDILDIGCSVGISTFWLHRYYQKRQDTPPRTVGLDLSPYMLAVAQTRDTNNEISWLHGNAENTDLPSASFDLVTLQFVTHELPHHATEAIFKEAFRLLRPNGYLALVDNNPQSPVIQNLPPVLFTLMKSTEPWSDEFYTFDVEAVMRSVGFEHIITMPSDPRHRTIIGRKPE; from the coding sequence ATGACTGCAAAACTCAAACCAGACTGGGCTGGTGATGATATCCTTTCTCGCTTTGTTAACGTTCTGATCCAAACCAAACCGATCTATGCTGTGATGAAACAGCAAGCGCGGCAAGTCATCGTCAAAACCGCCGAAAAAAATGGTATTCCCTGGCGCAAGAACTACTCCGAACTAGACGCCTCTGATGCTAAACAACTACTAGAAAAAATAGTCAATCCAAACATTACTTATCCTGACTATTACCTAGTACCATTTCATGCTTACAATGAAGGTAATTTGTGTTGGCAAGCGGCATTTGAAGCTGAGTCAGCAACTTATGCAATGGCTTTAAGAGTATGGCCAAAAGAACAGATTAGTTGGCAAGCAGCCCAAGAGAGATTACGCGGCAGTTTTCACGAAATTTTAGAGAAATACGGCCCAAAACAAGTAAAAGATATTCTCGATATTGGTTGTTCGGTTGGGATCTCTACTTTTTGGCTGCATCGCTATTATCAAAAAAGGCAAGATACGCCACCTCGAACAGTCGGATTAGATTTATCTCCCTATATGTTGGCAGTAGCACAAACGCGAGATACAAATAACGAAATATCCTGGCTTCATGGTAATGCTGAAAATACGGATTTACCATCCGCCAGCTTTGATTTGGTTACTCTCCAATTCGTCACTCATGAATTACCTCACCATGCTACAGAGGCAATTTTTAAAGAAGCATTCCGTCTGTTACGTCCCAATGGATATTTAGCATTAGTAGATAATAACCCTCAATCTCCGGTAATTCAAAATTTACCACCAGTACTGTTTACTCTGATGAAAAGCACGGAACCTTGGTCTGATGAATTCTATACTTTTGATGTGGAAGCAGTTATGCGATCGGTAGGATTTGAGCATATCATTACTATGCCAAGCGATCCTCGTCATCGCACGATTATTGGTCGAAAACCAGAATGA
- a CDS encoding 6-carboxytetrahydropterin synthase — MPKWKLVTEFSFDSAHYIKDYNGPCGRMHGHSYKVKIEATSSKLHSSEYCPHSVMVADFKTLRWAKQDVTKGGLDHCILNEVLPPEYETTAEMIAKYIYDETKKKLPPDVQLKVAVSETSNSWVEYEDD, encoded by the coding sequence GTGCCTAAATGGAAACTCGTCACAGAATTTAGCTTTGATAGCGCCCACTACATCAAAGATTACAATGGCCCTTGCGGTCGGATGCACGGACACAGCTATAAAGTAAAAATTGAAGCAACATCATCTAAGCTTCATAGCTCGGAATATTGCCCCCATTCCGTCATGGTGGCTGATTTTAAAACTTTACGTTGGGCTAAACAAGACGTGACTAAAGGAGGACTCGATCACTGTATTCTCAACGAAGTTTTGCCACCAGAATACGAAACAACTGCTGAAATGATCGCTAAATATATTTACGATGAAACCAAAAAGAAATTACCACCCGATGTACAACTGAAAGTTGCCGTGTCCGAAACTTCTAATTCTTGGGTAGAGTATGAAGATGATTGA
- a CDS encoding metalloregulator ArsR/SmtB family transcription factor: protein MVDTNDRTPPTPLFVTALDNTEQRAKIFAALSDPTRLRIVEMLALTDNISSSEIANQTGISLALFCHHSKILAEAGVIQTRKDGQTKYHCLNRGVLVNCFTSINGLDEG, encoded by the coding sequence ATGGTTGACACCAACGACAGAACACCGCCAACGCCACTGTTTGTAACCGCTCTAGACAATACAGAGCAGCGGGCGAAAATTTTTGCAGCCCTTTCTGACCCCACCAGACTGCGAATCGTCGAAATGCTCGCTCTCACCGACAATATCAGCAGTTCGGAGATTGCCAATCAAACAGGTATCAGTCTAGCTTTGTTTTGCCACCACTCGAAAATCCTGGCAGAAGCGGGAGTAATCCAGACTCGCAAAGACGGACAAACCAAGTACCACTGCTTAAACCGGGGAGTACTGGTTAACTGTTTTACTAGTATCAACGGGTTGGATGAAGGATGA
- the trxA gene encoding thioredoxin — MSNESPYVTLTTENFSAEVLASAVPVMVDFWAPWCGPCRVANPLIEGLAIEFAQIAKVGKLNVDEHPQVASQYGIQAIPTMLFFQDGQIVDKVVGVVSLPELTAKLNALVEKSVVA, encoded by the coding sequence ATGTCTAATGAATCACCCTACGTAACGCTCACCACAGAGAATTTTTCAGCCGAAGTATTAGCTAGTGCTGTGCCAGTTATGGTTGATTTCTGGGCTCCTTGGTGTGGCCCTTGTCGGGTGGCAAATCCGTTAATCGAAGGATTAGCGATCGAATTTGCACAAATAGCCAAGGTAGGTAAGCTTAACGTTGACGAGCATCCCCAAGTCGCTAGCCAGTATGGAATTCAAGCAATACCAACTATGTTGTTTTTCCAAGATGGTCAAATAGTTGACAAAGTAGTTGGCGTGGTTTCTCTACCAGAATTAACTGCCAAATTGAACGCTTTAGTGGAAAAAAGCGTTGTTGCTTAA
- a CDS encoding alkene reductase: MSVNLDLFSPVQVGRYTLPNRIVMAPLTRNRAGEGDTQGPINATYYRQRASAGLIVSEGSQISPQGLGYPNTPGIYSQAQIEGWRLVTDAVHEVGGRIFLQLWHVGRSSHPDLQLNGELPVAPSAIAPVGMAMTYTGEKPFVTPRALEISEIPGIVEQYRRGAENALAAGFDGVEIHGANGYLLDQFLHDGSNHRTDEYGGSIENRARLLMEVTQAVTEVWGSDRVGVRLSPSGTFNSMSDSDPKALFTYVADALNRFDLAYLHLVEPRINEDSLNRWKKSNVKDDGEEEGLTSRYFRSIYRGTIISAGGYDRELGNATIAAGDADLIAYGRLFISNPDLPERFARNAPLNSYDRSTFYGGGVKGYIDYPSLELQPA; this comes from the coding sequence ATGAGTGTTAATCTCGATCTATTTTCGCCTGTTCAAGTTGGTCGTTACACTTTACCAAATCGGATCGTAATGGCTCCTTTAACTCGTAATCGTGCGGGAGAAGGTGATACTCAGGGACCGATCAATGCTACATATTATCGCCAACGAGCTTCGGCTGGATTAATTGTTTCGGAAGGGTCGCAAATTTCACCGCAAGGACTTGGTTATCCGAATACGCCAGGAATTTATTCTCAAGCACAAATTGAGGGATGGCGGCTGGTAACTGATGCGGTTCATGAAGTAGGAGGACGAATTTTCTTACAACTTTGGCACGTTGGAAGAAGTTCTCATCCAGATTTGCAATTGAATGGGGAATTACCTGTCGCACCTTCTGCGATCGCACCCGTTGGCATGGCGATGACTTATACTGGAGAAAAGCCATTTGTCACTCCTCGTGCATTAGAAATTTCCGAAATTCCCGGCATTGTCGAACAATATCGTCGAGGGGCTGAAAATGCTTTAGCTGCTGGTTTTGACGGTGTAGAAATTCATGGTGCTAACGGTTATTTGCTAGATCAATTTCTTCATGATGGTTCTAATCATCGGACTGATGAATATGGCGGATCGATCGAAAATCGCGCTCGGTTGTTGATGGAAGTTACCCAAGCGGTGACCGAAGTTTGGGGTAGCGATCGCGTAGGCGTGCGCCTGTCTCCCAGTGGTACTTTTAATAGTATGTCAGATTCCGATCCGAAAGCTTTATTTACGTATGTAGCTGATGCTTTAAACCGTTTCGATCTAGCTTATTTACATTTAGTTGAGCCAAGGATCAATGAAGATTCTCTTAATCGTTGGAAAAAGAGCAATGTGAAAGATGATGGCGAAGAAGAAGGTTTGACATCACGGTATTTTCGTTCGATTTATCGAGGCACGATTATTTCTGCTGGTGGGTACGATCGCGAATTAGGTAATGCCACGATTGCCGCTGGCGATGCGGATTTGATTGCTTATGGCAGATTGTTTATTTCTAATCCCGATTTACCAGAAAGATTCGCTCGCAATGCTCCTTTGAATTCATACGATCGCTCTACATTTTATGGCGGAGGAGTCAAGGGTTACATCGATTATCCAAGTTTGGAATTGCAACCTGCTTAG
- a CDS encoding CapA family protein yields the protein MTIVKILNMMKLPSPLLLIFLLLISGCNWQKERVSNVNAETTGQVQPETPVKPKSYTKEAKLVAVGDILMHLSLTRSGYNPQKKTYNFDGFFKEVKPIISSADWAIANLETTLAGAAAGYEGYPLFNAPAEVADAAKKAGFDVLTTANNHALDKGEKGVINTINNVQKWGIPAVGTARSQKEASKILIIKKNDISMAIMAYTYGTNGIPIPKGKNYLVSLIDEGKIVRDIARARKQGAEIVTICLHFGDEYQRLPNAKQRQMVERLVKSGADIILGSHPHVVQPYQVFKVKGIDGKIRTRTVIYSMGNFIANQSGKYRNLGVIFSVNLQKRFPEKTVEITKVEAIPTWVHKYPLNGKLNFRVLPIATVVNRPKYPLLPSSAYPSLKKDLTEMDKHLKSLSPKNL from the coding sequence TTGACAATTGTCAAAATCTTAAACATGATGAAGTTACCATCACCGCTACTCTTAATTTTTCTGTTATTAATCTCCGGTTGCAATTGGCAAAAAGAGCGAGTTAGTAATGTCAACGCAGAAACTACCGGACAAGTTCAGCCAGAAACACCAGTTAAACCAAAATCTTATACCAAAGAAGCAAAACTAGTGGCTGTAGGGGATATTTTGATGCACTTGTCCCTGACTCGCTCTGGTTATAACCCTCAAAAGAAAACTTATAATTTTGATGGATTTTTCAAAGAAGTTAAGCCAATTATCTCTTCTGCTGATTGGGCGATCGCAAATCTAGAAACTACTTTAGCAGGTGCAGCCGCAGGTTATGAAGGATATCCTCTTTTTAATGCCCCAGCGGAAGTCGCCGATGCTGCTAAAAAAGCTGGTTTTGATGTCTTGACAACCGCCAATAATCATGCTTTAGACAAAGGGGAAAAAGGAGTAATTAATACAATTAACAATGTTCAAAAATGGGGAATTCCTGCTGTAGGAACAGCTAGATCCCAAAAAGAAGCATCAAAAATTTTGATTATCAAAAAAAATGATATTTCAATGGCGATTATGGCTTATACTTATGGGACAAATGGTATTCCCATTCCCAAAGGAAAGAATTATTTAGTTTCTTTGATTGATGAAGGTAAAATAGTTAGAGATATTGCCAGAGCTAGAAAGCAAGGGGCAGAAATTGTAACGATTTGTCTTCATTTTGGTGATGAGTATCAGCGTCTACCCAATGCCAAACAAAGACAAATGGTAGAAAGGTTAGTAAAATCAGGAGCGGATATCATTCTGGGTAGCCATCCTCACGTAGTTCAACCTTATCAAGTATTTAAAGTCAAAGGTATAGATGGTAAAATTAGAACCAGAACAGTCATCTATTCAATGGGAAACTTTATTGCCAATCAATCAGGAAAATATCGCAATTTGGGAGTAATTTTTTCAGTAAATCTTCAAAAGCGTTTTCCAGAAAAAACTGTCGAGATTACCAAGGTAGAAGCGATTCCCACTTGGGTACATAAGTATCCCTTGAATGGTAAGTTAAATTTCCGAGTTTTGCCGATCGCAACCGTGGTAAATCGTCCTAAATATCCCCTTTTACCCAGTAGTGCTTATCCGAGCTTGAAAAAAGATTTAACTGAAATGGATAAGCATCTCAAATCTTTAAGCCCTAAGAATTTGTGA
- a CDS encoding DUF2283 domain-containing protein, with the protein MKIQYFSDTDTLTIELTSKPVVYTDAITDDLILDYDDEGKVVTITIDNCSKNVDTVNLQALDLPLLTL; encoded by the coding sequence ATGAAGATTCAATATTTTTCTGATACTGACACATTAACGATCGAGCTAACTAGCAAACCCGTAGTTTATACTGACGCCATTACTGACGATCTAATCTTAGATTATGACGACGAAGGTAAAGTTGTCACCATTACAATAGATAACTGTTCAAAAAACGTAGATACTGTCAATCTTCAAGCTCTCGATTTACCTCTGTTAACTCTTTGA
- a CDS encoding Eco57I restriction-modification methylase domain-containing protein has protein sequence MADRQKPNKPLFSQHYLEHRLQECPEWQVNVSADFQKLKNLYISQRNLLPTLNEAQTEEVFIKPALGILKFSYIPQVTTSGKGRAERPDYALFNSESDRDSAYPLQNNETAFYGRVIAIAEAKYWERPLSKVSANDKRDIYKNENPSFQIASYLTGTGVDWGILTNGREWRLYYRQASSTATEFYQVDLVELLEDADLDKFKYFWLFFRQEAFVKDTQGRNFLERVRDGSTTYATRVGNELKALVFDRIFPDLAGGFVADATRRGEEVTSEQVYAATLSFLYKLLFLLYAEARNLLPIDRDYRDYSLIKLTQEVAQGIERQKKLSQTSTGMYDRLLSLFQIVDRGDAGLGVPRYNGGLFHFDFYQQSDRIEYRANHFLSQFKISDAVLAPVLDRLARFEGQPIDYSFLGVRQLGSIYEGLLEYRVVIDSVGAGLANNSSIEQTISQQNPPFQVSVHLENDKGDRKATGSYYTPDYIVKYIVSHTIKPILEQRQARFGELMAQISQLHDRLEDQRLSVPSINGLRKDLQRLEREAQSTLLDIKVCDPAMGSGHFLVEAVDYLTDELISILTEYPEHNPVLEMLDQTRQSILENLEQQGITINPDRLEPTQLLQRVVMKRCIYGVDLNPMAVELAKVSLWLHSFTIGAPLSFLDHHLRCGNSLIGTTAREAEAKMAQEESGQLNLLAGPFVGLLKAAEIMRGVSVLSDATFAEVEQSEKLFRSFDEAAKPFKQLLNIYVSKFFGLKQSDNFLRVYGTNAITANPKKMSKADKAVYEEAQKLGEEKRFFHWDLEFPEVFIDLENASWNEKAGFDVVVGNPPYVRQEGLGEIKPFFQGQYQSYHGVADLYTYFYERGVKILRTSGALSYIVTNKWLRAGYGEALRKFFTDNCVFEQIVDFGHAHIFADADVFPCIVVVRKVYRSNATNSSQSPVLICPVPRDKLEDIDLTEYVHKSGYPVPWSRFTADAWSLERQDVDDLMAKIKLVGVPLKDFANIEIYRGVTTGFNEAFLIDSATKETLIQIDPKSAEIIKPFLRGQDIRRWIPNWEGLWMIFTRRGIDIETYPAIKTFLGQYRERLEPCPKDWNRKKDGDWRGRKAGNYQWYEIQDSTAYWQLFETPKIFYQEIQFHPYFSFSIENHFANNKVSLIPSNDLYLLTVLNSLLMWWHNWRYLPHMKDEALAPLGYLMETLPIAPPTNEIRSQVEPKVSRLIELTKINQENQRDVLDWLRSVFHIEKPGQKLEDFSKLSQQEFIDEISKRLPKAKKGSKLLGVSEQKQIKEVYNEFAVPMQNRNREILQLEHQLSDLVNQAYELTPEEIDLMWKTAPPRMPIQRAQ, from the coding sequence ATGGCAGATCGACAAAAACCAAATAAACCGTTATTTTCCCAGCATTATTTGGAACATCGCCTGCAAGAATGTCCAGAATGGCAAGTAAATGTATCTGCCGATTTTCAGAAATTAAAAAATCTTTATATTTCTCAAAGAAACTTGTTACCAACGCTGAATGAAGCTCAAACAGAGGAAGTATTTATTAAACCTGCTTTAGGTATTCTAAAATTTAGTTATATTCCCCAGGTGACGACGAGCGGTAAAGGTAGGGCAGAAAGACCGGATTATGCTTTATTTAATAGTGAAAGCGATCGCGATTCTGCTTATCCTTTACAAAATAATGAGACTGCGTTTTATGGGCGGGTAATTGCGATCGCAGAAGCAAAATACTGGGAACGTCCGTTAAGCAAAGTTTCTGCTAACGATAAACGGGATATTTATAAAAATGAAAACCCATCCTTTCAAATTGCTAGCTATCTCACGGGAACAGGGGTAGATTGGGGAATTTTGACGAATGGGAGAGAATGGCGGTTATATTATCGACAAGCTTCTTCTACCGCAACGGAGTTTTATCAAGTGGATTTGGTGGAACTTCTGGAAGACGCAGATTTAGACAAGTTTAAATATTTTTGGTTATTCTTTCGCCAAGAAGCATTTGTTAAAGATACCCAAGGACGCAATTTTTTAGAACGAGTGCGCGATGGTAGTACCACTTATGCAACGCGAGTGGGGAATGAGTTAAAAGCGCTGGTGTTCGATCGCATTTTTCCCGATTTGGCGGGGGGATTTGTGGCGGATGCTACCCGACGGGGGGAAGAAGTGACATCGGAACAAGTGTATGCAGCAACTCTATCATTTCTTTATAAACTGTTATTTTTATTATATGCAGAAGCAAGAAACTTATTACCAATCGATCGCGATTATCGAGATTATAGCTTAATTAAGTTAACCCAAGAAGTAGCCCAAGGGATTGAGCGTCAGAAGAAATTGAGCCAAACTTCTACGGGAATGTACGATCGCTTATTAAGTTTATTTCAAATAGTCGATCGCGGTGATGCAGGATTAGGAGTACCTCGCTATAATGGCGGTTTATTTCACTTTGATTTTTATCAGCAATCAGATCGAATAGAGTATCGCGCCAATCATTTTTTATCTCAATTTAAGATATCCGATGCCGTATTAGCACCAGTTTTAGATCGACTGGCGCGATTTGAAGGACAACCGATCGATTATAGTTTTTTGGGCGTGCGACAACTTGGTTCTATTTATGAGGGATTGTTAGAATATCGAGTAGTTATTGATTCCGTAGGGGCGGGTTTAGCAAATAACTCTTCAATCGAACAGACAATCTCTCAGCAAAACCCGCCCTTCCAGGTATCGGTACATTTAGAAAATGATAAAGGCGATCGCAAAGCTACTGGGTCTTATTACACGCCTGATTATATTGTAAAATACATTGTTAGCCACACGATCAAGCCAATTTTAGAACAGCGACAAGCGCGATTTGGCGAACTAATGGCGCAAATTTCCCAACTGCACGATCGATTAGAAGATCAACGCTTAAGCGTACCAAGTATTAACGGATTGCGAAAAGATTTACAACGCTTAGAACGAGAAGCCCAAAGCACTTTACTCGATATTAAAGTGTGCGATCCGGCAATGGGAAGCGGTCATTTTTTAGTGGAAGCAGTGGATTATTTGACTGATGAATTAATCAGCATTTTAACCGAATATCCCGAACATAATCCCGTGTTGGAAATGCTGGATCAAACGCGCCAAAGCATTTTAGAAAACTTAGAACAGCAGGGAATTACAATTAATCCCGACAGGTTAGAACCAACTCAATTATTGCAACGGGTAGTGATGAAACGTTGCATTTATGGTGTGGATTTAAACCCAATGGCGGTAGAGTTGGCAAAGGTAAGTTTGTGGCTGCATTCCTTTACTATTGGCGCACCTTTGAGTTTTTTAGATCATCATTTGCGCTGTGGGAATTCGCTGATTGGTACGACAGCGAGAGAAGCAGAAGCAAAGATGGCGCAGGAAGAAAGCGGACAGTTAAACTTATTAGCTGGGCCTTTTGTAGGCTTATTGAAAGCAGCAGAAATCATGCGCGGTGTAAGTGTTTTGAGTGATGCTACTTTTGCCGAAGTCGAACAAAGCGAAAAGTTATTTCGTTCCTTTGATGAAGCAGCAAAACCTTTTAAGCAGTTGTTAAATATTTATGTTTCTAAGTTTTTTGGTTTGAAACAATCGGATAATTTTTTGCGGGTGTATGGAACGAATGCAATTACAGCTAATCCGAAAAAGATGAGTAAGGCAGATAAAGCTGTTTATGAGGAAGCGCAAAAACTGGGTGAAGAGAAACGCTTTTTTCATTGGGATTTGGAATTTCCAGAAGTGTTTATCGATTTGGAAAATGCTAGTTGGAATGAGAAGGCTGGTTTTGATGTAGTGGTGGGAAATCCTCCGTATGTTAGACAGGAAGGATTAGGAGAAATCAAGCCATTTTTCCAGGGACAGTACCAGTCTTATCATGGTGTTGCGGATCTTTACACCTATTTCTATGAAAGAGGCGTGAAGATTCTTAGAACGAGTGGAGCATTATCTTATATTGTTACTAATAAATGGCTACGGGCGGGTTATGGAGAAGCACTAAGAAAATTTTTTACAGACAACTGTGTGTTTGAACAAATTGTTGATTTTGGACACGCCCACATTTTTGCAGATGCCGATGTTTTTCCCTGCATTGTTGTTGTTCGTAAAGTTTACCGTTCTAATGCAACTAATTCATCCCAATCTCCCGTTCTCATTTGTCCTGTTCCCCGCGATAAATTAGAAGACATAGATCTTACAGAATATGTTCATAAGTCAGGCTACCCTGTTCCTTGGTCGCGATTTACTGCTGATGCTTGGAGTTTAGAACGACAGGATGTAGATGATTTGATGGCAAAGATTAAACTGGTCGGAGTTCCATTGAAAGATTTTGCCAACATTGAAATTTATCGTGGCGTTACGACAGGATTCAATGAGGCATTTTTGATTGATAGTGCTACAAAAGAAACTCTCATTCAAATCGATCCTAAGTCGGCTGAAATCATCAAACCTTTTTTGCGTGGTCAAGACATTAGAAGATGGATTCCTAATTGGGAAGGTCTTTGGATGATTTTTACGCGCAGGGGAATTGATATAGAAACTTATCCAGCTATCAAAACATTTCTTGGTCAATATAGAGAGAGGTTAGAACCTTGTCCGAAGGACTGGAATAGGAAAAAAGATGGCGATTGGCGTGGACGAAAAGCAGGAAATTACCAATGGTACGAAATTCAAGATTCAACTGCATATTGGCAACTTTTTGAAACTCCTAAAATTTTTTATCAAGAAATACAATTTCATCCATATTTTTCATTTTCAATTGAAAATCATTTTGCTAATAATAAGGTTTCCTTAATTCCATCAAATGATTTATATCTTCTAACTGTATTAAATTCTCTTCTAATGTGGTGGCATAATTGGAGATATTTGCCACACATGAAGGATGAAGCGTTAGCTCCTCTTGGATATTTAATGGAAACTCTTCCGATTGCACCACCCACCAATGAAATTCGATCGCAAGTTGAACCGAAAGTATCTCGCCTAATCGAACTAACAAAAATCAACCAAGAAAATCAACGCGATGTGCTGGACTGGTTACGCTCGGTATTCCATATTGAAAAACCAGGACAAAAGTTAGAGGACTTTTCTAAACTGAGCCAGCAAGAATTCATTGATGAAATCAGCAAACGACTGCCAAAAGCCAAAAAAGGAAGCAAGTTATTAGGCGTTTCCGAACAGAAACAAATCAAAGAAGTTTATAATGAATTTGCTGTACCGATGCAAAATAGAAACCGAGAAATTTTGCAACTAGAGCATCAATTATCTGATTTGGTTAATCAGGCATACGAACTCACTCCAGAAGAAATCGATCTAATGTGGAAAACTGCACCACCCAGGATGCCAATTCAGAGAGCGCAATAA